The Clostridia bacterium DNA window TAGTCGTCGCACCCTGTTCTCCATCGTGTCCTTAACCAGTACTCTGTGCCCGTGCAAGATCCCTTCATAAACAGCCTCGGGCACAAACAGTTTGCCGATTTTCTTGCTTTCTCCCTCCACAATTAATAACCTGCCCGGCCCATAGTTCCTAATCTGGTGCAAAATCATGCTCTCAAATTTCTTTTGACTGGGTTGTTGACCCAAACCGACGGAGCCAAATACGGAACCCCGGTGGTTGGCTAATCCTTCTAAATCCAGCACCGGGTAACCCCGCCTGCCCAGTTCTCGAATGATCTCCGTTTTCCCCGTACCGGTCAGCCCGTGAAGTACTACAAATTGATGGGGGAGACTTTTTTCGCGCAAGTGTTTATTGACGTAACGGCGATAAGCTTTATAGCCTCCGATTAAACGATAACACGGGATATGCATAATATCCAACAAGTGGGCTACGGCATGGCTGCGGTCACCGCCTCGCCAGCAAAAGATCACCATTTGCCGGCCATGCTTTAACTCCCACAACCGGTTCACCATTTGGGGCAACTTCGGGGCTATCAAGCTCAACCCCAATTTCCGGGCCTCTTGGGGGCCATGTTCAGCATAGACTACACCAATGCGGTGCCTCTCTTCATTGTCAAAAAGAGGCACGTTAACTGCTCCGGGAATAGTATCATGTTCATATTCCTCAGGCGAACGAACATCAACAAAACTTGCTTTCGTTAGTGCAAGAGCCTCTTCGATTGCTATATCCCTGTGCATCTAAACCCACTACCTTATCTCTTGTCGTAGTCTACCCTGACATGTTTACACTCAAACGCAGCTTAACCGAAAAGCCTTTGGTAATCGTCCCATCCGATCAATACGGCTCTGGGCTTGCTCCCTTCAAAACCACCCACCACCCCTTTGGCCTCCAGCAAATCCATTAAACGGGCTGCCCTGTTATAACCTACTCGCAGCCTCCGCTGCAGCATGGAAATGGAGGCTTGGCCGCTTTCAATCACCAGCCTCGCCGCTTCGGGTAGGAGTTCATCGTCCACCTCCATCTCGGCCCCTGAGCCTTCCGGCAGATTAGCAACCTCCTCATTATAGTCCGGAGCGGCCTGCTTTTTCAGGAAGGACACCACCGCTTCCACTTCACTGTCTGACACGTAAACACCTTGGACTCGCACCGGTTTGCTCATACCTACAGGATAGAATAGCATATCTCCCCTACCCAACAGCTTCTCTGCTCCTCCCATGTCCAGGATAGTACGGGAATCGATCTGGGAAGAAACAGCAAAAGCAATCCGTGAAGGAATATTCGCTTTAATCAATCCTGTAATGACGTCCACGGAGGGACGCTGGGTAGCCACCACTAGATGAATCCCGGCTGCCCGCGCCATCTGGGCTAAACGACAAATAGCGTCTTCTACATCTGCCGGGGCCACCATCATTAAATCTGCCAGCTCATCCACCAAAACGACAATTAGCGGGAGAGGGGGCTCCGCCCCGTCAGGATTGGCAGCTTTCAGTTCGTTGTAGCGGGTGATATCGCGTACCCCGGCGGCAGCAAACAGTTCGTATCGCTTTTCCATTTCACTTACTGCCCACCTTAACGCCCCGGCTGCCTTTTTCGGTTCTGTCACTACCGGTGCTACCAGATGCGGGATGCCGTTATAATTGTTCAGTTCCACCATTTTAGGGTCAATCATCAGAATTTTTAATTGATCCGGCCTGGCTTTAAATAAAAGACTACAAATAATTGCATTCATACAAACACTCTTGCCGGAACCGGTAGCACCCGCTATGAGCAAATGGGGCATTTTCGCCAAGTCCGCTACCACGGGTTTGCCGGCGATGTCTTTACCTAAAGCGACGGTCAAAATGGATTCCGACTTTAAGAATTCCTCGGTCTCCAGCACTTCCCGGAAATGAACCACATCAATTTCCTTGTTTGGCACTTCAATACCCACCGCCGCTTTACCCGGGATCGGAGCCTCAATGCGCACCTGGGGAGCTGCCAGGCTCAAAGCAATATCATCAGCCAGGCTGACTATTTTACTCACTTTAATACCTGGCGCCGGCTGCAGTTCGTAGCGCGTGATGGTTGGACCGCAGCTCACCTGGGTCACTTTACCTTTCACCCCAAAGCTCTCCAGGGTTTCTTCCAAAATATGAACATTTTCCGTGATATCTTTGTTCATGCGAGGATTGCGCAGCTTTAACGATGGCTTTAATAGAGTTAAAGGGGGCAGCATAAAACCGGCGTGATGTCCGGCGGGAGCCTCCTTGCTCGCTTGCTTGCCGGCGGTTTCTTTCGCAAACAGAGCCGGTTCCATGGGAACATCTGGTGCCTTAATTATCTCGGGCTCATGGGCGGTTGCGGTCACAGGCAAAGGAGTGTCTATGACGCCCGTTTCATGGGTATGATCGATGATCACCAGGTCTTGCTCTTTGGGCTTCGCCCCCTTGGCCCGCTTAGGCACAGGCTCTTCGTCTTCAACGGTAAACAAGAACTCGATTAACCGGTCTTTAAGAAAGTGATAAAAATTAGCCATGGCTGTTACAAATCTTTTGGAAAAAGTCCTGGGAGAACCGCTCAGCATCATGAGGAGGGCAATTACACTCAGAGTCGCCAGCACAATGTATATGCCCCAAGCCCCAAACACTGCATAAAAGACCACGGCCAGAATTGAACCTACGGTTCCCCCTCCCGCTCCTTGCCATCCTTCGAGTACCGCTTCCCAATAACCTAATGCCGCCACATATTTAATATGTAAGAATGTAACTAGCGCCAGGAAAAGAATAATACTTCCTCCGCTCCTGGCACCGATAAAGGGAGCATCCTTATCCTTGACCAGTCTAATCCCCCAGAAAACGCCGAGAAATCCAAATAAGTATTTCCCGTCACCTACCAGCTTACCAAAGATCACAGATATTAGGTGGCCGGCGGGGCCAAAAGCATGTCCTCCCTCTTCTGGGTAACCAACATAAAAGCTGGCTAAACAAAACACAGCTACAGCCAGCGTTACCACCCCAGCAATTTGCCTTTTCAGGTGATTGAGGTTCTTCTTGGACTTCCGATTCACTAAGCTCACCTCCCTAACGTTATTCTACGTTAGGAAACAAATTCCTTTCAGCCAGGGGTTCATTTAAGCGGCAGGGCCATGAGGGCCTCAAACCAGCTGCCACAGCACCACTAGCAATCCCACCAGCCAGCAGTAATAGGAAAAATAGTGAAGTTTTCCCAAACGTACAAAACGAATAAACAATGTAATAGCGCAGTACCCGGCTGCCATGGCCGCTACCATTCCCGCCAGATACGGTACTAACAAGGCACTGTTTATGTCCCCTACCACTATGTCTTTTAACTCCAGCACAGTAGCTCCCAGGATCACCGGAATTGAGAGCAAAAAGGAATAACGCGGCGCCGACTGCCGGTCCAGCCCTGTGACCAGCGCAGCGGCGATGGTTGTCCCTGACCGGGATAAGCCGGGTAAAATAGCCAGCCCTTGCGCCAATCCCACAAATACCGCTTGCCCATAACTCATTTTTTCCAAAGGCTTCGCCGCTGAAGCGTACCGGTCCACCAGCCAGAGAATGGTACCGGTTACCAGCAGCATGCATCCCGTGACCAAGACGGACTCAAACATTTCTGTGAAAACGTCATGAAACACTAACCCGATGACGCCGGTAGGCACGGCGCCCGCCAGGAGCAGCCAGGTCAGTTTCTGAAAAGGCCGTTTGAGGATGGACACAATATCCGCCCGGTAGACCATCATCACCGCCAGCAAGGTGCCAAAATGTACCAGGACATCAAACACTAAGCCTGCTTCTTGCACTCCGAGAA harbors:
- the mnmH gene encoding tRNA 2-selenouridine(34) synthase MnmH, whose protein sequence is MHRDIAIEEALALTKASFVDVRSPEEYEHDTIPGAVNVPLFDNEERHRIGVVYAEHGPQEARKLGLSLIAPKLPQMVNRLWELKHGRQMVIFCWRGGDRSHAVAHLLDIMHIPCYRLIGGYKAYRRYVNKHLREKSLPHQFVVLHGLTGTGKTEIIRELGRRGYPVLDLEGLANHRGSVFGSVGLGQQPSQKKFESMILHQIRNYGPGRLLIVEGESKKIGKLFVPEAVYEGILHGHRVLVKDTMENRVRRLIREYVENCRWDIAEVEQALKRLTPRLGKDKVNQMLNYLAQGKLEVVGEILISDYYDVLYRKSVTDPAGCDLVLDASNMERAVQQLEEYINHLM
- a CDS encoding DNA translocase FtsK, whose product is MMLSGSPRTFSKRFVTAMANFYHFLKDRLIEFLFTVEDEEPVPKRAKGAKPKEQDLVIIDHTHETGVIDTPLPVTATAHEPEIIKAPDVPMEPALFAKETAGKQASKEAPAGHHAGFMLPPLTLLKPSLKLRNPRMNKDITENVHILEETLESFGVKGKVTQVSCGPTITRYELQPAPGIKVSKIVSLADDIALSLAAPQVRIEAPIPGKAAVGIEVPNKEIDVVHFREVLETEEFLKSESILTVALGKDIAGKPVVADLAKMPHLLIAGATGSGKSVCMNAIICSLLFKARPDQLKILMIDPKMVELNNYNGIPHLVAPVVTEPKKAAGALRWAVSEMEKRYELFAAAGVRDITRYNELKAANPDGAEPPLPLIVVLVDELADLMMVAPADVEDAICRLAQMARAAGIHLVVATQRPSVDVITGLIKANIPSRIAFAVSSQIDSRTILDMGGAEKLLGRGDMLFYPVGMSKPVRVQGVYVSDSEVEAVVSFLKKQAAPDYNEEVANLPEGSGAEMEVDDELLPEAARLVIESGQASISMLQRRLRVGYNRAARLMDLLEAKGVVGGFEGSKPRAVLIGWDDYQRLFG
- a CDS encoding undecaprenyl-diphosphatase is translated as MTIWEGIVLGIIQGLTEFFPVSSSGHLVIFTEILGVQEAGLVFDVLVHFGTLLAVMMVYRADIVSILKRPFQKLTWLLLAGAVPTGVIGLVFHDVFTEMFESVLVTGCMLLVTGTILWLVDRYASAAKPLEKMSYGQAVFVGLAQGLAILPGLSRSGTTIAAALVTGLDRQSAPRYSFLLSIPVILGATVLELKDIVVGDINSALLVPYLAGMVAAMAAGYCAITLFIRFVRLGKLHYFSYYCWLVGLLVVLWQLV